The DNA segment GATCCGCGACGTCATGGCCTTCCCCAAGACCCAGACGGCGGCCTGTCTGCTCACCGACGCCCCCTCGACCGTCGACGAGGCCCAGCTCAAGGAACTGTCGCTGCGGCTGCGGACACGCGCTTGAGCCGCACCGAACGCAAGCGGGCGCAGTCGGCCCTGGTCGTCGTCTGCACCCGTGGCGGCGAGTTCCTGCTGATGCGCCGCACACGCCCGGCCGGGTTCTGGCAGTCGGTCACGGGCAGTCTCGCGCCCGGCGAGACGCCCCGGCACGCGGCCGCGCGCGAGCTCTGGGAAGAGACCGGACTGCGCGCCGGCGGGGCGCTGATCGATCTGCATCAGTCGGTGCTGTTTCCGATCATCCCGGCCTGGCGTCATCGCTATGCGCCCAATGTCTGCTTCAACCGTGAATATCGCTTTGCCCTGGTGCTCGACTCACGGCGGCTGGTGCGGCTCAATCCGCGCGAGCATCTGGAATACCGCTGGCTCCCGGCGCGCGAGGCCGCCGAGCTGACCGGCTCCCGGACCAACCGCGAGACCATCGAAACGGTCGAGGCGCGTCGGGCGTGGCTTTGAGGCTCCGGGCGGTCGCCCCCATCTCCCGTCGACCGCCCGGAGTCTGATCCAACAACCCGCGAACCTCTCGACCCATCCATGCGCGACATCAAAGCCAACCTCGTCGACCGACCCGCCACCCGCAATCTGGCCGCGCTCAAGCGGCTGCTCCAGTTTGCCTGGCCCTATCGCCGTCGGCTGGCGCTGGCGCTGGTCGCGCTGCTGATCGCGGCCGGTTCGGTGCTGGCCTTCGGTCAGGTGATCCGAGTGGTGGTCGATTCGGGACTCGGCACCGGCTCGGTCGAGGCGCTCGATCGGTCGCTGATGCTGTTTCTGTTCGTGGTCGTGCTCACGGCGGCGGCGATGATGGTGCGCAGCTATCTGCTCAACTGGCTCGGCGAGCGGGTGGTGGCCGACATCCGTCAGGCGGTGTTCGATCGGGTGCTGGCGCTGGATGTCGCCTTCTTCGAGACCACGCGCACCGGCGAGGTCATTTCGCGGTTGACCAGCGATACCGCGATCCTGCAAGTGGTGGTCGGCTCGACCCTGGCGATGTCGATCCGCACCACACTGCTGATCGTCGGCGGCGTGCTGATGCTGGCGATCACCAGCCCCGGACTCACCGGGCTGGTACTGGCCGGACTGCCGGTCGTCATCGTTCCGGTCTGGATCTTCGGGCGGCGCGTGCGGCGGCTCTCGCGCGCCAGTCAGGACCGGGTCGCCGACGTGGGCGCCTATGTCGACGAGGTCATCCACGGCATCCGCACCGTGCAGGCGTTCTGTCACGAGCCGATCGACAGTCGCCGCTACGGCGATCAGGTCGAGGCGGCGTTCGACGTGGCCATGAGCCGCTCGCTGTCGAGCGCGGCGCTGTCGGGGATCGCGACCCTGCTGACCTTCGGGGCCATCGGCGCGGTGCTCTGGGTCGGCGGGCATCGGGTGCTGGAGGGCACCCTGAGCGGCGGTGAACTCTCGGCGTTTCTGTTCTATGCCATCGTGGTCGCCGGGGCCGTGGGGTCGCTGAGCGATCTGACCGGGCAACTGTTGCGCGGTGCCGGGGCCAGCGAGCGGCTGATGGAGCTGCTGGAGATCCGGCCGGCGATCCTGCCGCCCGCCGCGCCCGAGCCGCTGCCCGAGCCGTCGCGCGGTCGGATCGAGTTGCGCGGGGTGCGCTTCGTCTATCCCTCGCGACCGGATACGCCGGCGCTCGACGGGCTGGATCTGACGGTCGAGCCGGGCGAGCGGCTGGCGCTGGTCGGCCCATCGGGGGCGGGCAAGTCGACGCTGTTTCAGTTGCTGCTTCGTTTCTATGATCCGGCGGCGGGGAGTCTGCTGTTCGATGGGGTCGATATCCGCCGGCTCGATCCGCGCGATCTGCGCAGTCGCATCGCGCTGGTGCCGCAGGAGCCGGTGATCTTCGGCGCCAGCGCCTGGGAGAACATCCGCTATGGTCTGGAGAGCGCGAGCGATGAGGACGTGCGCCGTGCGGCTGAAGCCGCTCATGCGCTCGAATTCATCGAGCGGCTGCCGCAGGGCTTCGACACCCATCTGGGCGAGCGCGGTGTGCGGCTCTCGGGCGGCGAGCGTCAGCGCATCGCCATCGCCCGCACGCTCTTGCGCGATCCGGCGCTGCTGCTGCTCGACGAGGCCACCAGCGCGCTCGATGCCGAGAGTGAGCGTCTGGTGCAGGAGGCGCTCGAAACCCTGATGCAGGGACGCACCAGCATCGTCATCGCCCATCGGCTGGCCACGGTGCGCAATGCCGACCGGATTCTGGTGATCGATCAGGGGCGGATCGTCGCCTCGGGGCGGCACGATGAACTCATGGCCCAGGGCGAACTCTATGCGCGATTGGCGGCGCTCCAGTTCCAGGAGCCGTGCGCCAGTTGAATGGCTGTCCTGATGTTTCGGGTCCACGAAAATCCCGGCAAAGAATCAGGCTTGTTCTTTGGACTTGCAAAGCGCAAAGGGGGTCATTAGACTAGTTTTATGACTAGTTGATCCTGAGGTACATGATGCAAACTTGGCCTGTACAAGACGCAAAAGCGCGTTTTAGTGAGTTTTTGGATGCGTGCATGTCGGAGGGGCCGCAAATGGTGACAAAGCGCGGGGCTGAGGCCGCTGTTCTTGTCCCTGTCGAGGTGTGGAGACGGCTGCAAAGCGCCGCACGACCATCGTTGAAACAATTGCTGCTGTCCGATGTTGGTCGGACGGATCTGGTGATTCCTGTTCGCGGTAATGCACAGCGTCGTCGTATTGAAGATCTGGAGTGACCTGTGTATTTGCTGGATACGAATGTCGTTTCGGAGTTGCGGCGCCAGAAACCGCATGGTGCTGTAGTTGCCTGGCTGAATGGCGTCGAAGACAGGGAACTATTCATTTCTTCGGTGACGATCGGAGAAATACAAGCAGGAATCGAAATGACACGAGAGCAAGACTTGGACAAGGCTTGTCGGCTCGATCAATGGTTGGATCTGGTTGCCGGTACTTACAATGTCATTTCCATGGATGCCGGTATTTTTAGGGCTTGGGCTAAATTGATGCACAAGACTTCTGATGCCTTGTATGAAGACGCCATGATTGCGGCGACGGCGAAAGTCAATAATCTCGTTGTTGTTACACGCAATATTTCCGACTTTCGCTCGTTTGATGTTAAATTATTTAATCCATTCGATGGGGCATCTTATTGAGATGCTGATGGGCCGTTTCGTATCTGATCGGGGAATCTATTGATGAGCCATCTCAGCCGACTCTATCAGACCGATTATTCCGAATGGGCGCGCCGCAACGCCGAGTTGCTGCGAGCCGGTGACTTCGCCTCGCTCGATATCGCCCATTTGCTGGAGGAACTCGACGACATGGGCAAGAGCGAGCAGCGCGAACTGGAGAATCGCTTGACGATCCTGCTCGCCCATCTCTTGAAGTGGGAGTATCAGTATCGGCACCTGAGCGAGCGCTGGCGTGAGTTCAAGGGCGACAGCTGGCGCGCGACCATCGTCGAGCAGCGCGATCGCCTCGCCAAGCGTCTGCGCAAGACGCCGGGCTTGAAGGCCGTGCTCGCCGCAACGATCGAGGAAGCCTATGCCGACGCGATCGATCTGGCGAGCAAAGAGAGTCGCTTGCCGCGCGAGACCTTTCCCACGACCTGTCCCTATGATGAAGCGCAGATCCTGGATGACGACTATTACCCTGATCCACGGGAGTCGTGATCAGTCCTCCAAGCGTTGACCTTGTGCCAGACCCGCCGCGCTCGTTCGTCGGCCTGAATCGGTTCCGTCGGCTCGGTGGGTCTGGTTGGGAGACCACTACAGCCGTGTGCACAGGTGTTTGGCCGGCGACTCTGTGTGCTGCATTGTGTGCTATTTCCTGAAGTGAACCGCCTCATGAGACCGCTCGCCGACGTTCACGCTGCCTGAGCGGCGGGTGATAATACCGCGACTGGTGCACCTATTTTTGAAGAGCAGATTTGTCATGAGCACTGAAAACCCGGTCCGAATCCTGTTCGTATGTATGGGAAATATATGTAGATCCCCAACCGCGCATGGCGTGTTCCGTCGGCTGGTCATCGACGAGGGCCTGTCGCACCGCATCGAGATCGATTCGGCCGGCACCCATGCCTATCACATCGGCGAGCCGCCGGATCGACGCGCCCGCGATACGGCGCGGATGCGCGGCATCGACATCGGCGATCTGCGCGCACGCCTGGCCGAGCCGGACGACTTCATCCGCTTCCACTATGTGCTGGCGATGGATCGGGACAATTACGAAAATCTGTCGCAGATCTGTCCCAAGGGCCTGGAAGACAGACTGAGACTGTTCATGGAGTTCGCGCCCGAGCTGGGCATTCGTGAGGTGCCTGACCCCTACTATGGCGGTCAGCGCGGCTTCGAGCAGGTGTTCGACATGGTCGAGTTCGCCGCGCGCGGTCTGCTGCTGGACATCAAGAGCCGCTATTTCTGAATCTGGGCGGTATCGAACGCCATCCAACCGTTTGACCGACCGGATCTGTGTTCCGGGTCGGCTGAAACGATCGGATGGCGGCTTCGGCTTGGGGAGGCTTGGAACGGCCTCAGGCGTCCTGGCCCGTCCGCTCCGATTCGGTGCGGCACTCAGGTGCGACCTACCTCGGAGACCGGATCGGCGGTGCGCGGCGGCGGTTCGCCGGGTGCCGATACGGTCGCTTCGGGTACGGGAGCCGATGCTGTCACAGGCGCGTGTTTGGACTCAGCCGGCGTCACGGGCGCGGGTTCGGCCGGTGTCGAGGGCGCGATCGCGGTCACGGGCGCCGGCGGCGAAAGCAACGGACGTTCAGCCGGCGTCTGGACCGGTGCGGGTGCGACCGGAGCTGATTCGGCGGCTGGCGCCGGAGCCGACGTCGGGGCCGATGTCGCGACTGGAGCCGAAACCGGCTCGGACGCGACGACGACCGGCGGCGGCGATGACGGCTCCGAAGGCTTTGGGACCGGCGCCGGCTCAGGCGAGGCTCCAAGCGACGCCATCGGTGCAGCCTCAGTCATCGCAGTCGCCGTTGAAACTGAAGCCGTCACCACCGGCGATGCCGCTTCCATTGACCTGGACTCAGTATTGCTCGCCCGCTCGGAGTCGGGTCGACGGACGGATCTCTCGCGCGCATCGTCCTGACGCTCGGCACGCGGCTCCGTCTCCTCGCGGTTGGATGCACGCTCGGCGGAGCCATCGGAGTGGCTATCGCTCTCCTGCCCGTTCTCGTCCAGGCGCTGAGTCGCGGGACGGCGCCGGTTGCGCCCACCGCGACGTCGACGCGACGAACGTGGGCGCTCGGTGCCGGAGGCGTTCGTCTCGCGATCGGTCTCGCCGTCGGACTGAATGTCCTCAGCCTCGCTCTCGGTCGTGTCGGCAGGCCGGCGCTCACGCGCACCGTTCGACTCGGGCGGCGCGGACCGTGTCGGGCGCTCGTCGGTGCGTGCTTCACGTCGCTTGGTTGTCGCGGCCTGATCACCGGCCGTGTCGGCCGACTCACGCGCCGCTGAGTTCGTCTCGTCCGTCCGCTCCTGACGCGCTTGAGGATTGGCATTGGAGCCGCGTGAATCTCGCGATTCATCGGCTCGCGTTCCAGTGCCGTTCGGATTCGAGCCGCGTCGTCCGCGCCCGCGCGTACTGTTGCGGCGCCGATCCTCGCGCCCGCTCTCGTCACCGCCGGTCTCGTCGCCCGCGCCCTCTTGCGGCCGGTGCCGATCGCTCGTCGGCTGTGACTGACCGCGCCGCCGCTCGTCGCGCGCCTGACGCGAATGTCCCGCTTCATCGCCGGAACCCGAGGCGCCGGTACCGCTCGCAGAACGCTCCTGCGACCTGGACGTAGCCGCCGGCTCGGATCCGTCCGGCGAACCGGAACGCCCACCGGCCTCGGTACGTTTGTCGGCGGCTTGTGACGGCGTGTTGCCCGTCTCGTTCGAGCGCGAAACGAAGAGTCCGGTCCAGATGCGCTTGAGCAGACTCTCGGACTCGGCGCGCTCGCCCTCCTTGCGGCTGACCGTGGTCGGCGGCGTCGGGCGCGGACGCTCGGTCTGACGGGGCGCGGGCGTGCTCGGCGCGATGAGCTTGACCGCCGGTTCCTCGATCCGCACCGGCTGACCGAGCTTGGCGTAATGCGGCACCGCCGCACTCGGGTCGGGGACGGTCTTCATCGTATAGCTCGGCACCTCCTCCGGCGCCTTGCCGGCGACGTCCTGGGCACGGATGCGTTCGATCCTGTACTCGGGCGTCTGGATGTGCTCATTGGGGATGAGCAGGATCTCGACCTCCTGACGCTGCTCGATGTCGAGAATGGCGCGGCGCTTCTCGTTGAGCAGGAAGGTCGCCACGCTCACCGGCAACTGGGCCTGGAGACGCTGGGTGCTCTCCTTCATCGCCTCCTCTTCGAGGATGCGCAGGATCGAGAGCGCGAGCGATTCGACACTGCGAATGGTGCCCTGGCCCTTGCAGCGCGGGCAGATCTGCTGGCTCGACTCGCCGAGCGAGGGACGCAGACGCTGGCGCGACATCTCCAGCAGCCCGAAGCGCGAGATGCGCGCCACCTGCACCCGCGCCCGATCCTGCTTGAGCGCCTCGCGCAGCCGGTCCTCGACCGCGCGCTGATTCTTCGGCGGCCCCATGTCGATGAAGTCGATGACGAACAGTCCGCCGAGGTCGCGCAGACGCAACTGGCGCGCGATCTCGTCGGCGGCCTCCAGATTGGTGTTGAGCGCCGTCTCCTCGATATCCGCGCCCTTGGTGGCGCGCGCCGAGTTGATGTCGATCGAGGTCAGGGCCTCGGTGTGATCGATGACGATCGAGCCGCCCGAGGGCAGACGCACCTCGCGCTGGAAGGCCGACTCGATCTGGGTCTCGATCTGATAGCGCGTGAACAGCGGCACCTCGTCCTGATAGAGCCGCAGTTTCTTCAGATTCTGCGGCATCACCTGACGGATGAAGTTCTCGGCGCGCTCGTAGACCGTGCGGTCGTCGATGACGATCTCGCCGATGTCGCCGCGCAGATAGTCGCGGATCGAGCGGATGATGACGTCGCTCTCCTGATAGATCAGGAACGGCGCCTTGCGGCTCTCACCGGAGTGGACGATCGCCTGCCAGAGCTGGAGCAGATAGTCCAGATCCCATTGCAGTTCCTCGACGTTCTTGCCGACGCCGGCGGTGCGCACGATCAGCCCCATGTCCTCGGGGATCCGGAGCCGGCTCATGGCGTCGCGCAGTTCGGTGCGGTCCTGGCCCTCGATGCGCCGCGACACCCCGCCGGCGCGCGGGTTGTTGGGCATCAGCACCAGATAGCGCCCGGCCAGCGAGATGAAGGTGGTCAGCGCCGCGCCCTTGTTGCCGCGCTCCTCTTTGTCGATCTGGACCACGACCTCGCGGCCTTCCCTGACCGACTCCTTGATGCTGACGCGCGAGCCGGGCTTGACGCTGTCCGGCTCGAAATAGGCGCGCGCGATCTCCTTGAGCGGCAGGAAGCCGTGACGCTCGGCGCCATAGTCGACGAAGGCGGCCTCCAGGCTCGGCTCGACGCGGGTGATGACGCCTTTGTAAATATTCGCTTTTTTCTGTTCGCGTCCCGGTGATTCGATATCGAGGTTATACAGCAACTGTCCATCGACAGTGGCCACGCGCAACTCTTCCGGCTGAGTCGCGTTGATGAGCATTCGTTTCATGTTGTTCCTGTCCTACGCACCACGGCGCGTGACCCGTGGTTGGGCGCCTCGCCCCAGGGGTCTCAATCGGAGACCCGTGCAGGCGGATCGGCGCATCGCCGTTCGACGCTCGAGTGATGCGAGCACGGCGTCGGCACAGTCCGTTCAGTCGACGACAGTGGGTCGGACTGGAACGGGCACGCGCATATGAACCATCGTTATACGGGGCCTCTATGGGCTCCCGCGTCTGTTCGGGCGGTCTATCGATCGATAAACCGCCCGCTTCGGAGCGGTTGATACGGCACCGGCGGCGCCGGCGGCCTCGACACGCACCTCAGGAAAGCGCTGGGTGTAGAATTCGGCCTCGCTCGACGTCGCGAGCGGGCTGGACGCACGGCGCGGCCCCGCGAGGCGGCCTGGTCAGGTG comes from the Allochromatium tepidum genome and includes:
- the nudB gene encoding dihydroneopterin triphosphate diphosphatase, translated to MSRTERKRAQSALVVVCTRGGEFLLMRRTRPAGFWQSVTGSLAPGETPRHAAARELWEETGLRAGGALIDLHQSVLFPIIPAWRHRYAPNVCFNREYRFALVLDSRRLVRLNPREHLEYRWLPAREAAELTGSRTNRETIETVEARRAWL
- a CDS encoding type II toxin-antitoxin system Phd/YefM family antitoxin; the protein is MMQTWPVQDAKARFSEFLDACMSEGPQMVTKRGAEAAVLVPVEVWRRLQSAARPSLKQLLLSDVGRTDLVIPVRGNAQRRRIEDLE
- the rne gene encoding ribonuclease E, with the protein product MKRMLINATQPEELRVATVDGQLLYNLDIESPGREQKKANIYKGVITRVEPSLEAAFVDYGAERHGFLPLKEIARAYFEPDSVKPGSRVSIKESVREGREVVVQIDKEERGNKGAALTTFISLAGRYLVLMPNNPRAGGVSRRIEGQDRTELRDAMSRLRIPEDMGLIVRTAGVGKNVEELQWDLDYLLQLWQAIVHSGESRKAPFLIYQESDVIIRSIRDYLRGDIGEIVIDDRTVYERAENFIRQVMPQNLKKLRLYQDEVPLFTRYQIETQIESAFQREVRLPSGGSIVIDHTEALTSIDINSARATKGADIEETALNTNLEAADEIARQLRLRDLGGLFVIDFIDMGPPKNQRAVEDRLREALKQDRARVQVARISRFGLLEMSRQRLRPSLGESSQQICPRCKGQGTIRSVESLALSILRILEEEAMKESTQRLQAQLPVSVATFLLNEKRRAILDIEQRQEVEILLIPNEHIQTPEYRIERIRAQDVAGKAPEEVPSYTMKTVPDPSAAVPHYAKLGQPVRIEEPAVKLIAPSTPAPRQTERPRPTPPTTVSRKEGERAESESLLKRIWTGLFVSRSNETGNTPSQAADKRTEAGGRSGSPDGSEPAATSRSQERSASGTGASGSGDEAGHSRQARDERRRGQSQPTSDRHRPQEGAGDETGGDESGREDRRRNSTRGRGRRGSNPNGTGTRADESRDSRGSNANPQARQERTDETNSAARESADTAGDQAATTKRREARTDERPTRSAPPESNGARERRPADTTESEAEDIQSDGETDRETNASGTERPRSSRRRRGGRNRRRPATQRLDENGQESDSHSDGSAERASNREETEPRAERQDDARERSVRRPDSERASNTESRSMEAASPVVTASVSTATAMTEAAPMASLGASPEPAPVPKPSEPSSPPPVVVASEPVSAPVATSAPTSAPAPAAESAPVAPAPVQTPAERPLLSPPAPVTAIAPSTPAEPAPVTPAESKHAPVTASAPVPEATVSAPGEPPPRTADPVSEVGRT
- a CDS encoding ABC transporter transmembrane domain-containing protein: MRDIKANLVDRPATRNLAALKRLLQFAWPYRRRLALALVALLIAAGSVLAFGQVIRVVVDSGLGTGSVEALDRSLMLFLFVVVLTAAAMMVRSYLLNWLGERVVADIRQAVFDRVLALDVAFFETTRTGEVISRLTSDTAILQVVVGSTLAMSIRTTLLIVGGVLMLAITSPGLTGLVLAGLPVVIVPVWIFGRRVRRLSRASQDRVADVGAYVDEVIHGIRTVQAFCHEPIDSRRYGDQVEAAFDVAMSRSLSSAALSGIATLLTFGAIGAVLWVGGHRVLEGTLSGGELSAFLFYAIVVAGAVGSLSDLTGQLLRGAGASERLMELLEIRPAILPPAAPEPLPEPSRGRIELRGVRFVYPSRPDTPALDGLDLTVEPGERLALVGPSGAGKSTLFQLLLRFYDPAAGSLLFDGVDIRRLDPRDLRSRIALVPQEPVIFGASAWENIRYGLESASDEDVRRAAEAAHALEFIERLPQGFDTHLGERGVRLSGGERQRIAIARTLLRDPALLLLDEATSALDAESERLVQEALETLMQGRTSIVIAHRLATVRNADRILVIDQGRIVASGRHDELMAQGELYARLAALQFQEPCAS
- a CDS encoding DUF29 domain-containing protein; protein product: MSHLSRLYQTDYSEWARRNAELLRAGDFASLDIAHLLEELDDMGKSEQRELENRLTILLAHLLKWEYQYRHLSERWREFKGDSWRATIVEQRDRLAKRLRKTPGLKAVLAATIEEAYADAIDLASKESRLPRETFPTTCPYDEAQILDDDYYPDPRES
- a CDS encoding type II toxin-antitoxin system VapC family toxin, whose amino-acid sequence is MYLLDTNVVSELRRQKPHGAVVAWLNGVEDRELFISSVTIGEIQAGIEMTREQDLDKACRLDQWLDLVAGTYNVISMDAGIFRAWAKLMHKTSDALYEDAMIAATAKVNNLVVVTRNISDFRSFDVKLFNPFDGASY
- a CDS encoding low molecular weight protein-tyrosine-phosphatase: MSTENPVRILFVCMGNICRSPTAHGVFRRLVIDEGLSHRIEIDSAGTHAYHIGEPPDRRARDTARMRGIDIGDLRARLAEPDDFIRFHYVLAMDRDNYENLSQICPKGLEDRLRLFMEFAPELGIREVPDPYYGGQRGFEQVFDMVEFAARGLLLDIKSRYF